Proteins encoded together in one uncultured Sphaerochaeta sp. window:
- a CDS encoding helix-turn-helix transcriptional regulator: MMQFQAALVYAIRENNVSEQELCEKTGSNPRWITEITTNSEWHPRLDTILRLCYSLEFDVFKFLDYAEFGPSRNISSINKNFPNKIYTLKSWELIPIQRRIILDILPIHVAKAFKSLRKDCGLSQEKLEKYTPFTKSTISLREGHRNNNYPTVTTLALYCKAYKISFSEFLTRVFEHTINTPTILLTS, translated from the coding sequence ATGATGCAATTCCAGGCAGCACTCGTGTATGCGATACGAGAGAATAATGTAAGCGAGCAAGAACTATGTGAAAAAACAGGGTCAAATCCAAGATGGATTACAGAAATCACAACCAATTCTGAGTGGCATCCTAGATTGGATACTATCCTAAGACTCTGTTATTCACTCGAATTCGATGTGTTTAAATTTCTTGATTATGCTGAATTTGGACCTTCACGTAACATTTCTTCTATAAACAAGAATTTTCCCAATAAAATATATACTTTAAAATCTTGGGAGTTAATACCTATTCAAAGGAGAATAATACTTGATATTTTACCGATACATGTAGCAAAAGCCTTTAAGTCTTTAAGAAAAGATTGTGGACTATCCCAAGAAAAATTGGAGAAATACACACCATTTACCAAAAGCACAATAAGTCTTAGAGAAGGACATCGAAATAATAATTACCCCACAGTCACTACCTTAGCGCTATATTGCAAGGCCTATAAAATCTCCTTTTCTGAATTTCTGACAAGAGTATTCGAACACACAATTAATACTCCAACCATTTTGCTAACATCTTGA